TCCCAATTTCTCCTTCTTTCATTGAATTCTTGAATTGAATATGGTTCGAAGAAGAACCTGCAACATTCAAGTACATTTTTGTCAAGATTATAGTGCAGATACCCAACAATATATGTGAGTTTAAGAATGAAACTTTTGTATTACCAAGAGAGTCATTCATGCTCATGCTGAGAAGGGGTCTCTCATCATTCTGGCTAACTTGTCCACTCCCACAAAATAGATAACAACACAAAATGACCAATACCACAGCTACAACTGCTCCCACCAGAGGTATTGCCATGCCACCTCCAGATCCTTTTGCATCTGCTTGATCTTTAATGCTTATATGTATTTCATGTTCCTTGTTTGCTGTTTCTGATAGGTGCTGGGGAGAAACTTGACCCAGATATCTTCTAGATGAAGGTGATACCATGTATGTTGCATGCCAGATCTTAGAGGAATCCTCTTCCCCCAGAGCATGGATTGGaaaattgttttttctaaaacacTTAAGAACATTTTCCTTTAATTGAGGATAACATGCATGAATCATTTGTTGGATGTTTTCTCTGGCTACTGACCCAATTTCTACATTAACTTCATTGCTGTTTCTGCAAGATTCCTTTGGGAGGCACAAGCTGAAATCGTCGACTTCTTTCTTTAATCGAATCAAATCTTCCCAACATATGATCCATAACACCTTTGCCTGTGGTCATGAAACTATAACCAATTTCAGAGTccatgtacatatatatatatatatatatatatctgtaATAATTTAGTAATGAAATGAGTCTTACCGTATCCTCAGTTAATAATCCAGATGTTGGATCAAACAATTGGCTGATCAATTCTTCTTGAGTTTTTTTCTCTTCACTGCTCACTACgaccaaaatatgaaaaaccaAAATGCTGCAAAAGATAACCTTTATGGTACCCATATATTGTTGAATagccatcttcatcttcttcttcgtATTACGTCAAGCTCTGAACCAACAAGTATGCAGGTTTCCATTCTTTTCCCAATCAAAATTATTTCTCATCATACACCGTTAACCCGTTATGATGATGATCACTGCCTTGTCAACACAAATTCCAACACAATTCTGATTCATACATAATGAACCAACGCAAATCCACCTCTTTCTATCTTCTCCAAAATTCCCAATTTCTTATTAAATTGGATAACCTTCAACAActtgttataataattataataataagaaatgCAAAACATCCTACAATGGATCTTGGCACATGGCTTATTGATCAAATTCAACGCAATTACaaacgaaaaacaaaatttaagaaacGATCGTTTGTATTTTCTGCATGtgataattaaaagaaaaaaaaaaaaaacgcgtGCTACCAGATCAATGCAAATAGACCCTGTTATTGTTGATATTAAAACATCGGAGAATATAACGATAACATTTTGTTGGTGTAATAAGAAGGAGTTATAGCATGAAATTGATGAATGAGTTTTTGTGCTTTCTGGGTTACGATGcgatgatggaaaatttgttgGCGCCAGAAACCCTAGCACAAAGGGCCGTCCTATCAATTTTTCTGGATTAGGACGTTGGCGCCTACTGTCCAACACAAATTCtcctttttatgtttctttctctttctctttctctctttttctttcttaatttcttttccaATTTTTGTTCTTACCATTTTCTAATTTTGTGGAAATTACATCAAAATTTTAGAGCCATTGTAAAATCACACATTTATTCTTGATTTTACAATAATCTACATAATACATAAAACCAATAAATAGTGatttttaacattatatttctttaattggTGTACGTGCAATTCACAATACATTGAGAAATATATCTCAAAATTAAAAGGTGATGAGacaaaaatgtaaaaaacaAGAACTGAATATATACTATGAAGTGGTAgtatgtatttaatatttaaccaCCTTACCTTAgggttgaaatattttatttttatttttaatatatgatattgtcatcgttaattttaattttgaacttctaaattatatgaattcttcatttatttttgtatatcaGCTATATGAATTCTTATACATATagtcttttatattatattaattcttaCTAATCATATAAAggataaattatgttttgggttaccagaaatatatattttttatttgcttaaTTCCTATGAAACGTAAACATATTTTTGTGTTACTTAAAAATGACCGCACTAACTAATTTTGGCGGGGGTAATAAGGAGGATGTAAAAAATAAGAGTTATTTGAACGATaaattttttgtcttatttgtgatttcttaaattacatatttagGTGTTTGTTTGTTGCGTACGGAATATAGCAACTGTTACAGTACCACAAATTATATTCTCAAGTAAGTGTAAATGTGTGTTTGGTTAATACAAAtcacattaaaatattaattaatgtaatttcaaataaatgatCAGATATCTAATTCCATAacgaaaaattgatttttaagttCAGGGTTAAAACAACCTTCAATGACATTTAAGCTGAATAAATTTTTGGAAAATATTagttaactattttttcttaCCATTTCTCTTACCACTTAACATGGATTCAACTTTTGcatttcaattttaacttttaatatacttttaagtTGTAGAAGTGtcagtgaaaataaaaaagtacatTCTGCGCGTGGGTGATCTTTTGGACAGAAAATCTCCATTCTATTAGGCTTTTTAGAAGTTGCCATTTTTGGACCCCATTTCTTCGCACCCACCAAGTTTCTTAGAAGCTTCACACAGAACCCATTTTTCCCTTCTTCTTTGAATATTGTCACCCATAAGGTAAGAAAACAAAGCCCCTTCCTTTCTAATAAGCACATTGCAACCCATAAAGCTAGCGAGCAAAGCCCCTTTTGTTGTACTCGTTACATTACAAACCATAACCCTTCTAGCCCCTTCTACCCTTCTTTTCTTTGGACTGAATTTTGCAAGccctaaacgaaaggttttggTCGTAATATTTGTTCGATCAATGCACAGGACATTGGGGGTTTTGCGGAGATGaatattgttattgatttactTTGTCACCTAAGATTAGGTTGTAAAGGGGAGAATTGTGTGTTCTTATGTAATTCCAAAATCtgtcaattttaatttgtgcaaaAGCTCTTTCGTGGGTTACACCTTAATTACTCTTGGGttgcaagataaatttaaaaatgttgcaGGCTAGTTTTTCCCCAAATGAACTTACACccaattttgaagaaatggGATGGGGTCTAGTATTTGTGTGCACAGCTCGGGTCCACCCTTTTAGTAAGAGAGAGAATTGTGTGTTCTCATGCACTTCCagaatttttcaattttattttgtgcaaAAACTCCTTTGTAGGTTACACCTTAATTGCTCTTGGGTTGCAACATAAGTTTAAAAATGTTGTAGGCTAATTTTTTCCCTAAATGAACTTACACCTGGTTTAGAAGAAGTGGGATGGAGTCTGATATTGGTGTGCACAGGAGAAAATTGTGTGTTCTTATGCACTTCCAAAATATGTCAATTTTACTTTGTGCAAAAACTCCTTTGTGGGTTACACCTTAATTGCTCTTGGGTTGCAAGataagtttaaaaatgttacaaattgATTTTTCCTTAAATGAACTTACACTTGGTTTAGAAGAAGTGGAATGGAGTCTAGTATTGGTATACACAATTGGGGTCCACCCTTTTAGTAAGggaaaaaaattgtgtgttcTCATGCACTTTCAAAATctgacaattttattttgtgcgAAAACGCATTCGGAGGTTACACCTTAATTATTCTTGGGTTGCAACATAAGTCTAAAAATATTGCAGGCTATTTTTTCTCTAAATGAACTTACACATGGTTTAGAAGAAGTGGGATGGAGTCAGGTATTGATGTGCACAACTGGTGTCCGCCCTTTTAGTAAGGGAGAAAATTATGTGTTCTCATGCACTTCCAAAatctgtcaattttattttgtgcaaAAAATCCTTCGTGGGTTACACCTTAATTGCTTTTGGGTTatagataaatttaagaataatgCAGACTAGTTTTTCCCGAAAGGAACTTACACTTGGTTTATAATAAATGGGATGGGGTCTGGTATTTGTGTGCATAGTTGAAGTCCACCCTTTTAGTAGGGGAGAGATTTGTGTGTTCTTATGCACTTCCAATATCTGTCAactttttttatgcaaaaactCCTTCATGGGTTACATCATAATTGCGCTTGGATTGCAAgataagtttaaaaaagttgCAGGTTAGTTTTTTTCCAAATGAACTTACACTTTAGAAGAAGTGAAATTAGGTTTGGTATTGGTGTGCACAACTAGGGTTCACCCTTTTTGTAAGGGAGACAATTGTGTGTTCTCATGACTTCCAAAATTTGTCAACTTTATTATGTGCAAAATCTCCTTCGTTCAAAAATAGGAGGGGCTTCATTCACTAGCTTTATGGGTTGCAGTGTGCATAATAGGAAAGGGGCTTCATTTTCTTACCTTATGGTTTGCAATGTTCATCGAAGAATGGAAAAATGAGTTCTATGAAACTTGGTGGGTGCAAAAAAATGAGGTCCCAAAAATGGCAACTTTCAGAATACTTAAGAGAATGGGGACTTTCTGCCCAAAAGATTACTCATGCGCGGAATggactttttttatttcctctGACACTTCTACAACTTaacttaaaactaaattaaaagttaaaattaaaatgcaaaaattaaattcacGTTAGGTGGTAAGAGAAGTGGTAAGAAAAAGTAGTCGACTATTATTTTCCTAAACTTTTATACCACTAACAACTTATTTTTTAGATATagattaatttatgtaaaaataaactCTGACAAGAAtgcaatttataaaattcaatacacAAAGACTTCTCCAAATACACAgtaatagaagaagaaaaagtgtttCACAAAGAGACAAATAAACCAAACCCTTTTATCCCTCACATGATCTTTTTAAAGAACAATCTTATTTgaacatatacatacatattaaATGTCAACACCACTCCTTAAAAATGGTAATGCACCACTCTACCAAAACAATTCCCTTCTCTTATGCTGCAATTGAACATCTTTTTGGTTGATTCCCAAATGCTGAATTTTTGAGGTAGCTGGTTGAAGTTGGTTTATCCTAACTCAAAAGGTAATGAATGATAACTGATAATGTTATCAACACCGCCCTAAGGACCCCACCATCCAAAGTGCCTTCACTCTCTCATATGCTTCAAATTCTAACATCCATCAAGTAGATTCCAACACTGCCTTTGCCAAAAAAGCTACTCCCTCAGATGCCCCATGAATGATTACCGATGCCCTAAGTCAAAACTTCATAGAAATGcatcatatttatatgtatCTATATAATTTCTGATATACACCctcttttttttaaactatgaaTGACAGATATAGTTAGAAATTATCTTAAAATGTATATATGAGTTGTTGGTTTAAGCACTTCAACAAAGAAAAGTAGAAGAAAGGGTATGTCACCAACTGTTTGAGGAATTTGCTctgatacacttttttttttttttttgtatagatGCTCATATGGATTGAGGATGTGCATCAAGACAACACACATCCACTCCTAACAAGGCATGAAAAATCAAGATTCCTTCCACACAACTTTTATGTGTGGATGAAGAATCTGGAGGTAATGCCATGGATTTGGTTGATAACACAACTGAAAGGTTGGAAAGGACTTGTTTTCTTTTGAGAAGATTAAACAAGTGAATAGGAGCAGTAGAAAGTTTTATAATGACACTTGTAACAGTTTATCACTCTTGAGAAAAATTTAACTGTGATGATGAGCTACAAAAATTGCAACTGCTTCTTTATCTGCTCTTGTTAAAACATGTCACCATGGCAAAGTCCTTTGTCTTGAATTTATCATATGCATGCAATCTGCAACAAGATAGCATCAATTCTTCATGCCTGGCACGTGACAAACAGGTAATAAGCCAGTTGCAAAGTATCTTGGCTGAGAAAAAGAGCAAGAAAGTTGATGCTTGTCGGTGATCAATCTGTGAATTCGGTAATCTTCAGTTGGAGTTTACACAGGACACAAAATGTACATATACATTCATGATTCATTGAATAGAACAAAGCATGTCCCACTCTAGCTTAGTGATTGGAAAACTCTTGCCAGAGTAATAATATGGTTTTTGTAGCATAAGATAGAACATGAAAGTTGAATCCCTTACATTCATGTAACAAGCAGAAAGAGGTTGAAGATATTGCATGTTTGGGAActactttttcttaaaaagttgaaaaagataaaaaaatgagtgAGGTTGcataaacattatttattataatgaaCTTAATTAAGCCAAAAATCATTCCTACAGATTCTGCTAGAGCATCTATCAGTTGTCAGAGGACTTTGACTTGATTGGTATCCCTTTCCATTTTTCACATCTTGTGTTAGACAACCAAAATGCATAGGGATACCACATATCCTTTAGCTATACGCAATATGCCTGACATGGTTTCTCTTTTGATGgaagaaaaatttagaaaagaaaatattcctTCCTTGCTTTACAGCCCCCAAATATGCCAAAGGAATTTGTTCTGTGTTTCATTAGATGGCTTCTCTCACACTATAAGAGAAAGGCAACAAAACTCTCTCTTCACCATAGCCTCACAATTATTCAGTTTTCCCAGCATAGATGACTAGTTCTAACAAGAGGCTTGAGGTTCAAACAGAAGATCAAACTCCACATAAATGGTGTGTTTCACTGGGAGAAGAGCCTTTCAAAAGATTCTTCAGCCAGACTAATCCAACACTGCACAAGGTTTTTGGTGATGGATCACTTTTCAGTCCACTGTTGTTTGGCAAGTTCTTTGATCCTTCTGATGCCTTCCCTCTATGGGAGTTTGAGTCAGATGTATTGTTATCTCATTTAAGGAGCTCCAGCCAAAGCACTGTGGATTGGTGTCAGACAGGTGAAGGCTACATATTAAAAGCAGAAATACCAGGTAAGAAAAAGAGCTTTTCAATTACCCTTATTTGGTAAACTGAATATATGTCAAACAAATTATGCTGCAATGAAACTGCCCCATCATTTTATAGATCTGAAACACAAAATAGGATCTCAGAACTGGAGGAACCATACAAAATTTGCATGAACCTAAGGAGAGAGAGCCTTTACCCTGCATCAAGAATTTTCTTAACTTGTACAAATGGGTAGTAAGTAACCTATGAATGAATAATATAGGCTCTAATAGTGTAACACTGCCACCTAACTATATCTAATCACAAACTATCATGTATGATAATCACTTTGTAAATCATACTAGGAATAATTTCTGATTAATAATGGATTCCTATTAGTTGATAGTGCAAACTGATGTATCTTCATAAGGTTTTAAGTTGAAGCATAAGGTTATAAGGTTTTAAGTTGAAGACAGTGTCAATTTCTTATATAGGTTGAGCTCAGGTTTCATTAGTATTTTCTTCCCGTAAATATCCCTTCAAAAGATCCATCACAAACTTACATCAACTTATATATGTAAGTTTATTAAACTCAACAAATAACCAAATAAATGAACTTGAGCCGATTGGAGTTGTGGGGCCAAGTTTCCATAGATTGAATTAAGAAAAGTGGTTAACTAGACAAAATTTCTGTGACACCAGTGGTTTGTCAAAACAGGAACTGGGAAAAATAACATTCAAGTCGTTGTTGATAAGGGGAAGGTTGTGGAAATTAGTGGAGCGTGGAAGCAGCAAAGAGACTCAAAGGCACATGACTGGAGGTGTGGCCATTGGTGGGAACATGGATATGTGAGAAGGCTTGAGATGCCAGAGGATGCAGATTGGAAGAATATAGAAGCATACATACATAATGACATATACTTAGAAATACGTATTCCAAAGAGCCAACAGGGTCGTGATCTTCCTCAGGGAAAAGATGTGGCTTGAACATGCAGAAGCACtgtaaatttaacaaataacaGGTGGAGAACAACCAGAGTTTCTCACAATCTTGTAGCCAGCTTCTATGCAAATTAATACCGCAAAATTTAACAAAGTTATAAAACTCTCAAATCTCAAACTAATGTCAGCCAGCATGAGAAGGCCTTCTGATTATGTataacacacatatatatatgcCAGGAGAAGggaataaaaagaaattgtggTGTATAAAACGCAAtgattgttttttgtttaatttattaatgattatttgaTTGACAGTGATAATTGAAAGACGAACAGAGGAATTTATTATTGCAGTAAAGTTGTGAGGAATATGAGGAATAGCCAATGCAATATCATGATCCCCGTCAGCATAAAGAGTTTCAAGTTTTCTGATAAAAAATACATAGAAAATAGCAGAAAATGTTCATTCTACATGAAAGAATGCTGTTTCATTTGGTTGGTCTAAAAATTCAtgaatttgtaagaaattagTCTGTCTAGAAACACAAACTGGTAAGAATCATCTAAAAACAAAGTTACAAATTCATAACTATAATTTTCACTTGCTGATGTAAAAATTGGTCACAAGTTGTGGCTAGTATCAGATGAGTGTAGAAGATGTACTAAAAGAAGCAATTCTCATTCTTAAGTCCATGaacatatatattaatcattacAACTCCATTGTTCATGCATACTTCAAAAGACATTCACGTTTGAGTAAAGGGGTTGGttgtaaaaatttattgttGGTTGAAGACATTTAAAGGCATTAGAATCCGACAGCTGTTTCACTGGGAAAATTCAACAAGATTTGGCACCAAAAGTTACGTATGTTTTCTACTCCTAACAATCTCTTGCATTTCTTCAGGGGCACCTAGTTTTATACTTATCCACTTGCAACTCAAAGGAAACATTATTTTGTTAGTAAAAACTGACATGATATGACAGACAAAGAAATGTTGTTGTTCAATGTTGTATGAATAATACAATTCTAAGTATCTTGAACAGTGTCATGCAATTTTTTCAATGCCATTCTCCATCTCATTTAACAGGGGTCAATAATTCATTATGATGGTCAATTAAGCATTGAAAATTGTGCCCTCAAAGCATGATGCAAAAACGGAAACCAGATACAAAAACACCATGACAAGCACTACTCGTCCAAACTTACCTCATTCACAAATTGCATGATAATGACGACTTTGATTAAGGATTGGAGTAAATCGACAtgaaaattgaaagaataaTCAGACTTAATGAAAGCCAGAAAACATCACGACAAAATATAACATTCCCaacttcaaatatttatatgaaaagcaCATTGCATATGTGAAAATTTACTTAAAACCTTGTTAAAAGAGAAACTTGTTAAGGTTTGTAGAATCTGTGATGTTATAAATTGTTTGATAGTTCAAGATCTTGAGTAGTTCGTCTGTCTTTtcattaacatttttgtttaagtgaGAATAATGAGtggtgttttttctttctttcgaTAGAGTTTATTAGAAAGAGATTATACACATATGACTTCAGTCCAATTTATTTAAGGATTGAAtcacttttaattcaaaatatcaaGACATAGTACATTTAAGTGAGAATAATGAGTGgtgtttaactttat
This region of Vigna unguiculata cultivar IT97K-499-35 chromosome 5, ASM411807v1, whole genome shotgun sequence genomic DNA includes:
- the LOC114183526 gene encoding 21.7 kDa class VI heat shock protein; this encodes MTSSNKRLEVQTEDQTPHKWCVSLGEEPFKRFFSQTNPTLHKVFGDGSLFSPLLFGKFFDPSDAFPLWEFESDVLLSHLRSSSQSTVDWCQTGEGYILKAEIPGTGKNNIQVVVDKGKVVEISGAWKQQRDSKAHDWRCGHWWEHGYVRRLEMPEDADWKNIEAYIHNDIYLEIRIPKSQQGRDLPQGKDVA